A window of Hordeum vulgare subsp. vulgare chromosome 5H, MorexV3_pseudomolecules_assembly, whole genome shotgun sequence genomic DNA:
tttcaccgtttcttaaattcctggagatctgtaactccgattgggctgacattttaacacgattttctaccAGATATTATTTTTCTTGTGGTGAAAGAatggcaccaaccgccttaggtattggtcacaagcctgccaggcgcggccccaccccgaggacgcggctagggggcttgtgaccccctcgggcatcgtttcgcgttgattcttcttcccaaaaatcataaatattccaaaaaaatccccgtaggttttttattgcgtttcgacttcgtttggtatggataatctgtgaaacaaaaaacatgcaacaaacacgaactggcactgggcactggatcaacatgttagtcccaaaaatagtataaaaagttgccaaaagtatatgaaagttgtagaatattggcatgaaacagtcaaaaattatagatacaacggagacgtatcaaccactcaaatgactagagagatgtactttttgagtgggagtttagcaagtaatttgattagttaaactctaattatcttgaacatagtctaagtccacttcgaaaatatttgtgttgtagatcaatggctcacgcgatagtcaccctgaattttaatacgttcctagagaaagctaagttgaaagatgatggaagcaactttctagactgggatcataatcttaagttgctcctgcaagctgggaagaaggattatgtccttaatgctgcgctaggagatgaaccacccgccgcggctgaccaagatgctaagaacgcttggttagcacgcaaggaggactactcagtagttcaatgtgcagtcttgtatggcttagaggcgggacttcaacgtcgctttgagcgtcatggagcatatgagatgttccaggagttgaagtttacctttcataagaacgcccggatcgagaggtatgagacctccaataaattctatgcttgcaagatggaggagaattcatctgttagtgaacatgtgctcaaaatgtctgggtactcaaaccgtctagctgagctggggattgaactcccgcaagaggctatcactgacagaattcttcaatcactccaCCAAACTATAagagcttcatgttgaactataacatgcaagggatgaacaagtcacccgacgagttattcgcaatcctgaaagtcacagagtcagaactgtgtaaagagcatcaagtgttgatggtgaataagaccactagtttcaagagaaacggcaaaggaaagaagggtaattcaaagaagagcggcaagcctgttgccaatccgacgaagaaacccaaagctggacctaagcctgaaatggagtgctattattgcaagggtatgggtcactggaagcgcaactgccccaagtatctggctgataagaaggcggccaaggaaaaatcaggtatagtcgatatacatgttattgatgtgtacttaaccagctctcgtagtagtgcctgggtattcgataccggttctgttgctcatatttgcaacttgaaacaggaactgcggaataagcgaaggctgacgaaggacgaagtaacgatgcgcgtgggaaatggttccaaggttgatgcaatcgccgtcggcacaatttcacttcacttaccatcaggattagttatgaacttaaataaatgttatttagtgcatgcgttaagcatgaacattatatctggatcttgtttattgcgagacggttactcgtttaagtcacagaataatggttgttctatttctatgagtaatatcttttatggtcatgcacccaatgtgagagattgttcatattgaatcttgatagtgataatacacatatacataacattgagaccaaaagagttagagttaacaatgatagcgccatgtttttatggcgctgccgcttaggtcatattggtgtaaagcgcatgaagaaactccataccgatggacttttggagtcacttgactttgattcacttgacacgtgcgaaccatgcctcatgggcaacatgactaagactctgttctccagaacaatggagcatgcaagtgacttgttggaaatcatacataccgatgtgtgtggtccgatgagtgtggaggcgcgcggcggatattgttattttctctccttcactgacgatttgagtagatatggttatgtctacttgatgaagcacaattcTAAGACGTTTgataagttcaagcaatttcagagtgaagtcgaaaatcatcataacaagaagatcaagttcctacggtatgatcgtgggggtgaatatctgagtttcgagtttggtgctcacttaagacaatgtggaattgtttcacagttgacaccgctaggaacaccacagcgtaatggtgtgtctgaacgtcgtaatcgtatttTATtatagatggtgcgatctatgatgtctcttaccgatttgcccttatcgttttggggttatgcattagagacagctgcattcactttaagtagggcaccatcaaaatccgttaagaTGACACCATACaaaatgtggtatggcaaaagaccaaagttgtcatttcttaaagtttggggatgtgatgcttatgtcaaaaagcttcagcctgaaaagctggaaatcgaaagcggaaaagtgtgtcttcataggttacccaaaagagacaattgggtataccttctatctcaaatccgagggcaaagtgtatgctgctaaaaacggagcttttcttgagaaggagtttctcttgaaagaattgagtgggaggaagatagaacttgatgaggttgtcgaacctctaattcctcttgatggtggcacagggcaaggggaagccCGTGTTGCTGTggcgccggttgaggaacaagttgatgatgatgatcatgaaactttggatcaagttactgtcggacctcgcagatcgacaagatcacgtactcctcccgagtggtacggtaatcctgtcttaacgattatgttgttggacaacaatgaacctgcgaattatgaagaagcattggtggacctggattccaacaaatggctggaggccctgAAGTcccagataggatccatgtacgagaacaaagtgtggactttataaGTACTACCGGAAGGCTgcgaggctattcagaacaaatggatctataagaagaagacagacgcatacggtaatgtgaccgtttataaagctcgacttgtggcaaagggtttttcacaagttcaaggaattgactacgatgagactttctcaccggtagcgatgcttaagtctgtccgaatcatgttagcaatagctgccttttatgattatgaaatctggcagatggatgtcaaaacggcgttccttaatggttttcttaaggaagagttgtatatgatgcaacccaaaggttttgtcgatccaaagaatgctaacaaagtatgcaaactccagagatccatttatggactggtgcaagcatctcagagttggaatgagcgctttgatcaggtgatcaaagcatttgggtttatacaagtggttggtgaatcttgtatttacaagaaagtgagtgggaactctgtggcgtttctaatattatatgtggatgacatattgctgattggaaacaatgtggagcttttggagagcataaaaggttacttaaataaaagtttctctatgaaggacctaggagaagctgcttacattctaggcattaatatctatagggatagatcaaaacgcgtgataggactttcacaaagcacataccttgataaagttttgaagaagttcaaaatcgatcagtccaagaaagggttcttgctagtattacaaaggtataaaattgattaagactcagtgcccagcaactgcggaagagttccgtcccctacgcttcagccgtaggttctatcatgtatgcaatgttgtgcactagaccagacgtcagcttggccataagtatggctggcaggtttcagagtaatccgggagtggatcactggacggcggtcaagaatattctgaagtacctgaaaaggactaaggaaatgtttctcgtgtatggaggtgacaaaaagctcgccgtaaaaggttacgtcgatgcaagttttgacaccgatccggatgactctaagtctcaaaccggatacgtatttatccttaatgggggtgcggtaagctggtgcagttccaagaagagcatcgtagcagattctacatgtgaagcggagtagatggctgcctcagaggccacagaagagggtgtctggatgaagagtttatgacagatcttggagttgtgccaagagcactagatccattaactctgttatgtgacaacactcgtgccattgccttagcaaaggaaccaaggtttcacaagaagaccacacacatcaaacgacgcttcaacctcatccgcgactacgttgaaggagaggacgtgaatatttgcaaagtgcacacggatctgaatgtagcatacccgctcactaaacctcttccacgggaaaaacacgatcaacaccagaactgtatgggtgtttgatttattgcaatgtaaatcgcatggcgatgtgaggactagattattgactctagtgcaagtgggagactgttggaaatataccctagaggcaatgatgaatagttattattatatttcttgtttaaagataatcgtttattatccatgctataattgtattgaatgaaaacatagatacatgtgtggatacatagacacaacaatgtccctggcaagcctctagttagctagccagttgatcaaggatagtcaaggttttctggctatgtgcaaagtgttgttgcctgataactggatcacatcattgggagaatcatgtgatggactagacccaaactatgaacgtagcatattgatcgtgtcgttttattgctatagttttatgcgtgtcaagtatttgttcctatgaccatgagatcatataactcactagcaccggaggaatgccttgtgtgtatcagacgtcacaacgtaactgggtgactataaaggtgctctacaggtatctccaaaggtgtccgttgagttagtatggatcaagactgggatttgtcactccgtgtgacggaaaggtgtctcagggcccactcggtaatacaacatcacatacaagccttgcaagcaatgtgactaagtgtaagtcacgggatcttgtaatacgaaacgagtaaagagacttgctggtaacgagattgaaataggtatgcggataccgacgatcgaatctcgggcaagtaacataacgaaggacaaagggaatgacatacgagattatatgaatccttgacactgaggttcaaccgataagatattcggagaatatgtaggatccaatatgggcatccaggtcccgctattggatattgaccgaggagtacctcgggcatgtctacatagttctcaaatccgtagggtctgcacacttaaggttcggcgatgttttagtatagttgagttatatgcgtggttaccgaatgttgttcaaagtcccggatgagatcacggacgtcacgagggtttccggaatggtccggagatgaagattgatatataggatgacttcatttggttaccggaaagttttcgggcattgccgggaatgtaccgggagtgatgaatgggttctggaagttcaacgggaggggggaaaccctcccgggggaagcccaaaggacttatgggtggcgcaccagcccttagtgggctggtgggacagcccaataaggcctatgcaccATGTaaggaaaaccaaagaaagaaaaaaaggaaaaaggtgggaaggaagagaaggactccactttccaatcctattttgagtaggattggagtaggagtcctactcctcctcttggccggcgcaccgtgagggcttggccctcaaggcaagtcccttcCCCTCCCACGTATATAtattggtgatttagggctgatttgcgacaactttgccacgtgcaactcagatctagacaccatagttttacctctagatcgtatttctgcggagctcgggcggagccctgcaggagtagatccttcaccacaatcggagcgccgtcacgctgccagagaactcatctacttctccatcttgcatgctggatcaagaaggccgagatcatcgtcgagcttaatgtgtgctgaacgcggacgtgctgtccgttcggcactagatcggagcggatcgtgggacggttcgcggggcagaccgagggacgtgaggacgttccactacatcaaccgcgtttcttaacgcttcctgttgtgcgatctacaagggtacgtagatccaaatctcctctcgtagatggacatcaccatgataggtcttcgtgcgcgtagtaaattttttgtttcccatgcgacgttcaccaacaagcaTTTACCTCTAGATACAGATTGTGTTAATTTACTGTGATGCCGTTCGGACGGACGAACGCCACGGCATATTTTGTTCATCAAATGAACAAAGTATTCATGAAATATATGGTCAAAAGCCAGATTTTTTTATTACCAATGCAAAATTGGCGAACAGAAATAAGATTTCTGATTAAGGAAGGGACAACAAGAATGTTACGGAGAAGAAAATTGGCATAGGAAGAAGGGATGTGAGAATGACCGGTGCAGGAAACGGGGATGGTGGAGCCATCACCAATGGTGATCgtagaaaaaagagaagggaaaCAAGCTGACAGCAAATCCATATTTGAAGACATATGCGAGGATGCACCAGAATCGAAAATCCAATCCGTACCTTCAGTATTTAGGGTAAAGTTTTTCATGGCGTTTATGAATGCGGCTTGGTCCCAGGCCGACTGTTGTGGAGGAGCAGAGGGGCTAAGAGCTTGCATGTGAGCGTAGGGGAGAGCTGGTAGTACGCGTACGGGGGCTGCAGGTTGCCGGAGGAGGCCGACATGGTGTAGTGGTGTGGCAGGAGTCCTGGCGTGCTGGGAGGTGGTGTAGTAGTGGCGGTGTAGACGTGCGCCGGCTTCCTGGGTCCAAGGAGTCTAGGAGAGCCAATGGCTGGACGAAGATCGGGGTTCCACATGCTCGTGTATGCAGGAGGCGCACCATACGACGAAGGGGCCTACCAAGTCATCGACCAAGCTTTTACATGGCCCATCCAAGGGTCGTGCTAAGGAGGCCATGTTGACGGAgctggtggcgatggagcgatcGATGACGGGGCTGGTGCAGGGCCGGGAGGACGAGGTGCAGGAGGCCGGTAGATGGGGTTCTTGCCCCTGTAGTTGGGGCTTGGGCGCCAGCCTAGAGGTGGTGAAGGAGCCATTGTCACGGCAGGAGTTGGTGAAGGAGCCACTGCCGGGACTGGAGTTGGAGATGCGGCAGACTGCCGCGGCAACCCAGGCGCGTGAATTGCTGCAGCGGCAGAGGAAGCGACGGCGTGAAACACATGCGGCTCCCGTTGTGCCTTGCGAACTCGGGTCTTCTCTTCTTGCTGGAGGATGGAGCGGACCTCCTTGAAGGTGGGGTAGGGCTTGAGCATGGGGATGAAGGACTGCTGCTTCTCGAACTGGTCACCGAGGCCGACGAGGAGGGCGTTGATGAGGGTGCGGTCATCGGCATGATCGCCGAGTTCACGGAGTTCGTCGCCGATGGCCTTGATCCGTTGGCAGAAGACGGTGACCGGGGCATCTCCCTTGGTGATCGTGCATAGCTCGGTGTTGAGCGCGTTGATGCATGCGTCAGAGTTGTCCTGGAACAGCTGTTGAAGGGAGGCCCAGAGCTCGACGGCGGTGGCGTCGGAGGAGGAGACCAGATCGAAGAGCTCCGTGGAGATGCGTGTGTAAATCCACTGGATGATGGCAAGATCatctttcacccagcgaggatcGGCGTGCTGCGGAGGGTAGGATGAATCTATGTGGTGGCGAAGTCCGCAGCGGTCAAGATGGATGGTGAAGAGGTGGCGCCATGGTAGTAGTTGTGGGCGCCAAGATCTAACGAGATCGGGATGAAGGGGGAGACGTGGGCAATGGTGTCGACGATGGTGATCATTGGGATGTGAGGAGGATTTATTTGGGTAgttgtagaggaagaagaagaagtaggagcaCCGGCGGCGTGGAACTCGGCCATGGAGAAGAGGGGCCGAGTCGGCCGGGACGGCGGTGCCATGTCAGGTGTGAAAAACCTAGGCATCTGATACCATGATATTTGAAGACAATTAAAGAAtaataattgtattggttggggCCTCGAAGGGCTGTTTATTCAGATTACAAGACTTGAACTTCAAAACTAATAGAGATAGATTACAGTGCAAAGAGCAAGGTCTAACGAGCCAAACTTAACCGGCCTATATTCTAATATAGCCGATCCGGACGGTGCTCCATGGTATCGTTACTCGTCACTCCTGCTCTCCGATCGGCAAGGTCCATCATGATTTTAGTCAGTTAGAGTTGTGCAGTAATTTCGTCATGATTTTGATGGTGGGGAAAGGGAAACCTTAGTCAGTTAGGCCCATCATGATTTTTATGCATTTCGTGAACTAACCATGCGCAATCGCGCCGTATCTTGAGTAATTCTGCATCTCCGTGCTTAGTTTCTTGCAAACACCCGAGTTTCCTTTTATTCAttcctcctgtacaatcggttacCACGCTCCAAACCACCATTGCTGATCCAACAAACATGTACTGTACATACGTACTGCTCAGTGCTCAGGCAGCCAACATCTCTCTGCTCTCTGAGCCAACTTCTGAGTCAGGCCATCAATCATGGCCTGAACACATAGGTCGCAACTCGCCGGATCTCGCCGACCCACATCTCTCCTTGATTAACACCTATAGTACTACATAATGCTGCAGCCGGGATCTTGTTCTTGATGCTGATAAGCAGGAGCAGGGTAGGAGTAAACCGGGTAGGACGGCATGGCGTTGTACTGCTGATACGCGGGGTACGTCGGCGCAACCGCGTTCTGGGACTGAGTGtagccaccaccgccgccacctttGGAGCCGCCACCCTCCTTGCCGCCCCCGCCACCGTCGGCGCCGCCGTATCCGTAGCCGTCCTTCTTcttatcgccgccgccgccgtaccCGTAGCCGTAGGCGGCGCCGTAGCTGTCCTTCTTCTTGTCGTCACCGGACGACACGCTGAGGAGCTCGGCGTAGCCCAGGCTGCGCCGGAGCATGGTCGTCAGCGTGATCGGGTCGACGCCGTCCCCGACGATGATGATCTTGTCCCCCTCCATCGTCGCAGATGTCACGCCTGACATGCCAACGGCAGCCTTGaaggccttcctcctcttcctctcatcATCCAGAGCCAACTTGAGGACAATCTTTTGCTGCAACAAATACCAAAGAATATATTCAGAACGATGCACAAAATTTATCAAACTGAGCACTAGTCCTGGATCAAGACAAGCAAACTGAACATACCTTAACCATCTTGAGACTTGCCGAAAAGCTCACACAATCTCTACTCTCTAGTCGATTTGTCGTTCTTTTTTTTTCGCCTAGATTTTGCGAAATGTAACAGATGCAAGAGATGAGCCGCCCCTTATGAGCGAGAAGACGTTCTGGCCTTTTATAGGCAGGCAGAGAGGCAGAGAGAAGAGGGAAACAGCAAAGAAgggtctagagagagagagagaaaggtggCCAAATGGAACAAACAACCAATCAGCCAACCAAACAGTGCATTCGCTATACTGAATCATTGGCAGGCCAGGCTCCGTGCCGAAAGCCCGAGCTGGCTGCTGCTCCTCCCGGAAGCTCAAGATCGTGTTAGTGGTTGATattctctggtcggtgctagtgcGGCAGAAGTTTCCACACATTTGGTCCAAGGCATCAGTGACCCCCTTGAGAAAGGCAGACAGAAGATATCTTGGTAATCTCGGCTGGCTGCCACTCACATTTTCGCGGTGTTCCTTTTATTTTGCCATAGCACATTTTCGTGCTGTAGACAGCTGAGCTTATCGAAAGAGGGCCCTAGTCACGTTATTCCTTGTTATATACGTACTGTACTATGGAATATGTTTATTTTTCAGTGCCATTATTAAATTTCTGAAACTATCACTAAAGCCATTTTGTCGAAAGAGGGTTCTGATTTTTGCGCTCTTGACGTCTCAAGAAAGTGTGTGAGAAAATGTGCAGTACGTGAAGTGGCCTGTTATCGGTACCTTTTTCTTTACGGAACGAAAATGATGCCAAGCACGCGAGACAATAGCAACGTTTGAGAAATTGGAGCACCTGAGCTTCACTTTCGGCACAATCCTGACCCTAGCTAAatcgtactccctctgtaaactaatgcttcctccgtcccaaaataattatcttaattttatactagctctactataaaattatactaagcttaaaACATTTATTTTAGAAAGGAGGAAGTATTAgattgtttagattactaaagtaaTATTTTAAATGCTTTTATAGTAGTTTAAGGAGGAAGTACTTTTCATACTCAAAGTAGATACTCAAAATTCGTTTGAACGTACACCATTTTTACTTATTAGGTCTTTTTAGTTGATTTACAGATTCTGATTGCAAGCTCAAGGTTTAAACAAATAAAATTATGCATCAGAAAATGTTTGCATGCTTCGGTGAAGCTCATTTCAAGAACGTGTAGAAGATGCCTGCTATTCAACTGAATATTGCTTTGAGGTGATCGTTCTCAATGGCAGTTTGGGCATGGAACTGATTTAGCTTACGCTAATCAAGATTGCCCAATCTGTTTTTGCCTGTTTAATTTTTTGACCTGATTTTCCCATTTCATTGTTTAGCTAACCATTGTTTTCCTGCTCTCAAGGTCATGTTTTACGAAGCGGATTATATATTAGCAGATTGAGCGTTAGATGGTGTCTTCCAATTGGTTTCCTAGCTGAATCCCCCCTAATGACGACTGATATTTTGGGGGATAATTATTGGAGGGGTCCTCAAAAGATCTACATTATGGTGGGTACTCCAAATCATTGTCAAGCACAAACACTTCAATTAATCTCGTGGGACAAAAAAGTTCACTGACAAAGAAAGAGTTTATAAACTACTCTGTTGGATGGAGTTCACATAACATCAACTGATTAGTACTCGATGATTCGCGACAGAAGAAGAACCTTCGTTGTTTATGTTCCTGCATTATTAGCATCAAAACAAGTTCCCTTTATACCGTTGCTTAGCGTGGGCGAATcagccaaaataaaaaaaatagcgaAATGTTCCCTGCATTTTTTTCTGAACCTCTGCAATTAGGTCATCACACGATAGTTTGCAAATTTTTCGCTGCCAATTTCAAGAGGATTTCGAAACTGAATGCTACAGCTTCGTTTGTCACATTTGGAATCCCGCTGACTCTTGAGTCCAGGCCACGCCACATACAGCTCTCCGTTCGTCATGAAGAACATGCTAAGCGAAGAAGATGAAGTTTCAAACAGAGAGAATAGAGGAGCAAAAGAGCCATTTTGCCACCGCAATTCCTTGCTTGAGGTTTAGGTGTTTGCTTGTCGTCAAGTTAACATCAAATTCGGCGGCATTTGTCCACGCCGTGATTTGGTTCGTGTCCAGTCCAACCGGCCTACGCACTAGCCTGCGTTCTTGGCGGAGCGGGGGTGGACACGTAGGGAAAAACGAGAAGACGCAGCGTCACTCTGGTCTCTCATTTTTCGTCAGCCACAGGAGGACAGCGATGGTCGTGGCCAGCAACATGTGCTAATTTGGTTACGGCATGAGGTAGCCTAACGTACGCCTAACACAAGAACACATCCGATTGAGTTAGCTTGCATTGTGATCCCTTAGGGCAACTCCTACCCCAAATCGTCCATTCGTATCCGTTTGAAGAGATAAACGGACACAAACCGTGGTCCAACGCGCACGAGAAAACAGACAAATGTTCGTTTTTGGTCTGTTTTTTATCC
This region includes:
- the LOC123395791 gene encoding holotricin-3-like, whose product is MVKQKIVLKLALDDERKRRKAFKAAVGMSGVTSATMEGDKIIIVGDGVDPITLTTMLRRSLGYAELLSVSSGDDKKKDSYGAAYGYGYGGGGDKKKDGYGYGGADGGGGGKEGGGSKGGGGGGYTQSQNAVAPTYPAYQQYNAMPSYPVYSYPAPAYQHQEQDPGCSIM